One window from the genome of Cryptococcus tetragattii IND107 chromosome 2, whole genome shotgun sequence encodes:
- a CDS encoding pre-rRNA-processing protein PNO1: MAHKSHRHKALQAQLEAQPTISLISQKTRKPPAPSMDIDQDEDVLISTNTASAPNTTGPSEAPAAAATTSSGFAPLSSASQSTVLKNEFRRIPIPPHRMTPLKRDWVNLYTPMVEMLGLQVRMNPQRKAVELKRKTSGHTVDSGAIQKGADFVKAYALGFDVNDALALLRLDDLYLDSFEIKDVKTLHGDHLARAIGRIAGEGGKVKFSIENASRTRIVLADTHIHILGSVQNIKIARDAVVSLILGSPPGKVYAHLKAVGARMKQRF; this comes from the exons ATGGCCCACAAATCACACAGGCACAAGGCCCTCCAGGCCCAGCTCGAAGCTCAACCTACCATATCCCTTATATCCCAAAAAACTCGAAAGCCTCCCGCCCCGTCGATGGACATTGaccaagatgaagacgtTCTTATCAGTACCAACACTGCTTCGGCCCCTAATACCACTGGTCCTTCGGAAGCTCCTGCCGCTGCGGCCACTACATCTTCTGGATTTGCCCCTCTTAGCTCTGCTTCTCAATCCACTGTCCTGAAAAACGAGTTCAGAAGGATCCCTATCCCTCCGCATAGAATGACACCGTTGAAGAGAGACTGGGTCAACCTTTATACACCTATGGTGGAGATGCTCGGTCTTCAAGTCAGAATGAACCCGCAGCGAAAAGCTGTGGAGTTGAAG AGAAAGACTTCGGGGCACACTGTGGATTCTGGTGCGATTCAAAAAGGGGCCGACTTTGTCAAGGCCTATGCTCTTGGATTTGATGTCAAT GATGCTTTGGCGCTGTTGAGATTGGACGACTTGTATCTTGACTCTTTTGAGATCAAGGACGTCAAGACATTACATGGAGACCATCTGGCTCGTGCTATTG GTCGTATAGCAGGTGAAGGTGGTAAGGTCAAGTTCTCTATCGAGAATGCCAGTAGAACACGAATTGTTCTGGCCGATAC TCACATCCATATTCTTGGTTCTGTACAAAATATCAAAATTGCGCGAGATGCTGTTGTTTCTCTTATTCTTGGTTCTCCTCCAG GCAAAGTTTACGCGCATCTCAAGGCCGTCGGCGCAAGGATGAAGCAACGTTTTTAG